One genomic segment of Novisyntrophococcus fermenticellae includes these proteins:
- a CDS encoding glycosyltransferase family 2 protein — protein sequence MLVSIVIPCYNSEESIEEVVDLCMETFDEMDNYECEMILVNDYSRDHTFEAITRCAGKYPNVKGVNLAKNFGQHAAIMAGLHYVEGELVIGMDDDLQNHPSQIGLFLEKLEEGYDVVFGVFKERKFSWFKNLTGSVSRFLLWHLLERPKDIQMSSFWLARRFVIEKVREYEGEQVFIQILFFRTTYNIANIEIEHFEREFGQSNYNFGRGLKLFLSCINFTALPLRLSTLFGALFSGLGFAGALIVLIRKLMHPSIAVGWSSLMCAMFVFFGIMFLMLGILGEYIGKIILNVNRTPQFVVRETLNITEEKKED from the coding sequence ATGTTAGTTTCAATTGTAATACCATGTTATAATTCAGAAGAATCCATCGAAGAGGTGGTGGATCTGTGCATGGAAACGTTTGACGAGATGGATAATTATGAGTGTGAAATGATTCTGGTAAATGATTATTCCCGGGATCATACCTTCGAGGCTATCACAAGATGTGCCGGGAAATATCCCAATGTAAAGGGCGTAAATCTGGCAAAGAATTTTGGACAGCATGCCGCGATCATGGCTGGTCTGCATTATGTGGAGGGAGAACTGGTCATAGGAATGGATGATGATCTTCAGAACCACCCTTCACAGATAGGTCTGTTTCTGGAAAAGCTGGAAGAAGGTTATGATGTTGTGTTTGGTGTCTTTAAGGAGCGAAAGTTCTCCTGGTTTAAAAATCTGACAGGTTCGGTGAGCCGTTTTCTATTGTGGCATCTGCTGGAAAGACCGAAGGATATACAGATGAGCAGTTTTTGGCTGGCCCGGCGGTTTGTGATAGAAAAGGTCAGAGAATATGAAGGAGAACAGGTATTTATTCAAATTCTGTTTTTTAGAACCACATATAATATTGCAAATATAGAGATTGAACACTTTGAAAGAGAGTTTGGACAGTCGAATTATAATTTTGGCAGGGGTTTGAAGCTTTTTTTATCCTGCATCAACTTTACCGCTTTGCCCCTTCGTTTATCCACTTTGTTCGGGGCCTTATTTTCCGGCCTTGGTTTTGCAGGTGCACTGATTGTCCTCATAAGAAAACTGATGCATCCGTCTATCGCGGTGGGTTGGTCTTCCCTGATGTGTGCGATGTTCGTATTTTTTGGAATTATGTTCCTGATGCTGGGAATTCTGGGAGAATATATTGGAAAAATCATTTTGAATGTAAACAGGACTCCTCAATTCGTGGTAAGGGAGACTTTAAATATTACAGAAGAAAAAAAGGAAGATTAA
- a CDS encoding EamA family transporter: MNNYRIAVGVLLCSVLISSVSQIMLKVSANKTWPNRLAEYFNPMVILSYGMFFLSTILTMLALRYVPLSMSPILESTSYIFVSIMGYFLLKEKFSKRKLTGLGLILVGIFVFSF, encoded by the coding sequence ATGAATAATTACAGGATTGCGGTTGGTGTGCTTCTTTGCTCGGTATTGATTTCCTCCGTATCACAGATTATGCTGAAAGTGTCGGCCAATAAGACCTGGCCGAACAGGCTGGCTGAATATTTCAATCCCATGGTAATTCTGTCATATGGGATGTTCTTTCTCTCTACAATATTGACCATGCTGGCATTAAGATATGTGCCGTTATCGATGTCTCCGATTCTGGAGTCTACAAGTTATATATTTGTCAGTATTATGGGATACTTTTTACTAAAAGAAAAATTTTCCAAAAGAAAGTTAACAGGACTTGGACTGATTTTAGTGGGCATCTTTGTGTTTTCTTTCTAA